The DNA window TAGTAGGACGCGCGGATCGAGGTCGCCAGGTGGTAGTCCGGCTCCCCCGGACGCACGCCGTTGGTGTGTACGGTGAGGACGCCGCGCACCGGGTCCCAGTCCACGCGGGCGCCCAGTCCGATCAGCAGATCCCGGTATACCAGCACGTCGTGAATCTGCGGAACGTTCTCCAGCCGGCTGGTCCCGTCCGCAAGCAGTGTCGCGGCGATCAGTGGCAGGGTCGCATTCTTGCGCCCGCTGACCCGGATGGTTCCCGTCAGGGGGCGGCCGCCGCGAATCGTCAACGTGGTCAAGAGCCTTTCCTCCTTGCCGGTCTGGCAGTCATACTGGAATACCAGGGTCATGACTCGAGTTCACCATTGAATGCGTTCACGTAGTAGACCAGCCCGTTGTCCAGCGTGATGCGCCAGACCGGCACCGTCTCCCACGCGCTGATCTCGCCGGCCGCAGAGACCGTCACCGACGGCCCGGAGTAGTACCCGAGCCGCACGTCGACGATCGTCCGGACGTGCTTGCTCTCCTGCTCCAGGTGGCCGGCCAGCCGCAGCAGCGCCTCCGCTGCCGGACGCACCGCCTTCGGCGCGCCCTCCTTGAAACCGACAGGCTCCACCCAGTGCTGAACCACCCGCACGACGCCCCGCTCGCTGAAGTAGACGCGGACGTAGCCGGAGTAGACCGGCAGCCCGTCGTACACAGGGACGTACTCCACCATTGCCCCGCCGGACTCCCGCCGGAAGACGCCCGACAACTGGGCACCGGCCGGCAGGAGGCCATGCGACCGCAGGTACTGCTCGGCGGCGGCGCGGAGGGCCAGGCGGTCGGCCAGGTCCGGCGCGGGCGTGCTGCGCGGGTCCACCGGCTCGAACACCGTCTCCCGGGTACTGGGGTCATGCCGGTAGCGAACGTCGGAGGCAGACACGATCCCTTCAGAGGGTTCGCTGGCGTGCACCCGTTTTCCGGGGTGTGGGCGGAACTCGACGCGCAGGAAATACATGGGGCCCGGCGTCGCCGGCAGGGCGATGCCGCTGGGGAGCAGCAGCCCCCGCTCGTCCAGCCTGTCCTGCAGCTGCACCAGCTGCCACCGGGCCGTGGGTTCGGCGGTGGCCAGATCGCCTTTGGGACCCCACAGGGAGAAGGCCAGGAGCAGGTTGACCACGGTGAAGGCAACCAGGAGGATCGCCCGGGCCCTTGTCCAGTCCACTCCCCCACCTCCTAAACGAACGGAGTGCCCGAAAGGTTACGGTCTGTCCGCCCTAATGCACCACTTTCGGCGGACGCGGGTGCTCGTCCGCCACCGCGTGGATGTAGACCAGGGTGTCGCCCGCCTGGATGACCCAGGTAGGATCGGCCACCCACTGGCCCGACCCGTCCGCACCCGGTTTGAGCAGGTAGGTCAGGTACATCGACCGCACCGGCTCCGTTTTCAGGACCGGCGCCGCCGGCAGGGCATGGGCGAGGGCGGCC is part of the Symbiobacterium terraclitae genome and encodes:
- the yycI gene encoding two-component system regulatory protein YycI, with product MDWTRARAILLVAFTVVNLLLAFSLWGPKGDLATAEPTARWQLVQLQDRLDERGLLLPSGIALPATPGPMYFLRVEFRPHPGKRVHASEPSEGIVSASDVRYRHDPSTRETVFEPVDPRSTPAPDLADRLALRAAAEQYLRSHGLLPAGAQLSGVFRRESGGAMVEYVPVYDGLPVYSGYVRVYFSERGVVRVVQHWVEPVGFKEGAPKAVRPAAEALLRLAGHLEQESKHVRTIVDVRLGYYSGPSVTVSAAGEISAWETVPVWRITLDNGLVYYVNAFNGELES